The genomic stretch GTCATACCACCTTCTAATCCGCCTGCATTGTTTGTTTTACGCGTGTAACCTTGTTCTTCACTCCATAAAATTTCATCATGTACTTCACTTCCTGGCTTGCGTGCTGCTTCAAACCCAACACCAATTTCTACACCCTTAAAAGCATTTATGCTCATAATGGCTGCTGCAAGTTTTGAATCTAGCTTGCGGTCATAGTGCACATAGCTTCCAACCGCTGTTGGCATCCCTTCTACCACTACTTCTACTACACCGCCAATGCTATCACCGTTTTCTTTTGCTTCATCAATTGCTTTCATCATCTTTTGTCCAGCTTCTTCATCCAAACAACGCACGGGTGATGCTTCTGTTTTTTCTTGTAGATCTCTTAAAGATTGGTATGATGTTTGCTCCGCTTTGACACCGCCAATTTCTAAAACATGACATGCGATATTAACCCCAACAGCTTTTAAAATCTGCTTTGCCACTGCTCCTGTTGCAACGCGAACTGTTGTTTCACGAGCAGATGAACGTTCTAAAACGTTTCTCATGTCACGGTGTCCGTATTTAATTGCACCGTTTAAATCTGCATGTCCTGGTCTTGGTTTTGTAATTTGACGCTTCACTTCCGCATCTTCATCCACAGGGTCCGCTCCCATAATATTTCTCCAGTGCGTAAAATCCTTATTTTCTACTACAAGCGCAATCGGTGAACCTAAAGTAGCACCGTGCCTAACTCCACCTACAATTTGAACGCGGTCTGTTTCAATTTGCATGCGACGACCACGTCCATGGCCTTTTTGTCTTCTAGCC from Bacillus sp. 1780r2a1 encodes the following:
- the aroC gene encoding chorismate synthase, with the translated sequence MRYLTAGESHGPQLTAIVEGVPAGLELTAEHINEDLARRQKGHGRGRRMQIETDRVQIVGGVRHGATLGSPIALVVENKDFTHWRNIMGADPVDEDAEVKRQITKPRPGHADLNGAIKYGHRDMRNVLERSSARETTVRVATGAVAKQILKAVGVNIACHVLEIGGVKAEQTSYQSLRDLQEKTEASPVRCLDEEAGQKMMKAIDEAKENGDSIGGVVEVVVEGMPTAVGSYVHYDRKLDSKLAAAIMSINAFKGVEIGVGFEAARKPGSEVHDEILWSEEQGYTRKTNNAGGLEGGMTTGMPIVVRGVMKPIPTLYKPLQSVDIDTKEPFAASIERSDSCAVPAAAVVAESVIAWELASAIVEQFGSDRINLLQQNINEHRKHAAQF